In Glycine max cultivar Williams 82 chromosome 15, Glycine_max_v4.0, whole genome shotgun sequence, the DNA window AGTTCAGATTTCATAAACTACGCTAACACATGTCAAATGTTGATAAACGGTAatactatatataaaagaaaatacaataactaataaaaattgTTGTAAAATTACGTagtataataacaacaacaacaaaaacagcTTTTATCAGTAAGAGAGATCGTTAATTCGTTATACAAGAGCAAAATAGTGAAAGAGATCGTTATATAAATAGTACAATGTCATCgaacttaataaaaataattacgtaaatactatgattaaaaaaaacaatattttccaAATGCAAGGGtcgttcttttaaaaaaaatccctcgatttaaatagtaaataattaaatattaatattgatataaaaacataattagccCAGAACAAAACACTAGTTTAACTTtgtacataaaataataaaatatgcagGTCTAACTAAAaagcattaaatatattattatattttaaatttgtgttttaaCTTGTATATGCATTATTATTAGCATAAGAAGTTTACATTAAATAAAgcatttttttcatccataaGCTATTTAtctcttcaaattttcttccaaaagcAAATTACATGTAGGAACCATAAGAAGGAGAAGGAGCATAAAGCGTTCAGTGTTCATTTCACTGTGAAAAACGAAATTAAAGGTTcaaaccttttttcttttagatttcAAATCGCGGGCGAGAGACGAGCAGCTTAGGGTGACGTCATTTCCCGGCGAACCATCGGCGAACGGCGACCCCCGGTCCGACCAAGCATTCCGAACGTCGTCGTAATTCAATTTCAACAGCAAGCCCTGACTCACTGCCACCTCCTCCGGTAATAATTCCTTCACCAAATCcttcttgtttttcttattctttgcCTTCTTCTTCGTTGTCGTCGTGGTGGTTGCCGGAACCAAATCCTCCGCCGCAGCGTGCTTCATCCGCGGCGAGATTTGAAGCATATCAACCACACAAAAATTCCACCACTTCGTATCATCATCCTCACCAACTCCCCGGAGAGTCCTCACCCAACCGAACTTTCCTCCATCACCGCAGTGACACGAGGGATGATACAACGGTGACTGAGacctaaaacaaattttaagaaaaatattttactttaaaccagaactttttattttataaaatctcacagaaaatatttttgttttgtgagcCTAAACTTGAGTTTTAGTGGTTTTACCTTTGTTTCAGTCCTATGTGACACTCAGTGCAATTAGTATCATCTTTTTGAACTGTTCTTCCTCTCATGATGCCATCGATTCCTTCCTCGATTTCCTCGTCGAGCATCGATTCGCAATCGAACTCTTCACTCTCCAAATCCAATTTGTCGCAATTCACCACTTTGGTGCTTAGTTCGCATGGCTTATTAATATTCTCTCGCACGCTGAAGAAGGCTTTGTTAGGCTCCGTTTGGAAACTACGTTTTCTTTCAAGGAGGAAAGAGAAGGCGTCGTTGTCGTTGTCGCTGTTTTCGTAATCTCTGAAGAGTAATAAAGGTTCAGACGAGTCGTTATATTCGGTTATAATTGGTTTCGTGAACTTTTCAGGGTTTTTTAGGTTTTTAGTGGAAAAGAGGTTCGGATGTGCTGTGGAGAGGAGTGTGGCGGCTTCGTTGAAGGTTTGATTCGGTCGCTTTCGGAGGGTTCGAGGTTTTTTCCTGAAGATTATTGATTGGGGAGAGTTGGTGGTTTCCGAGGTTGTTGTTGAAGAAGGAGAGGAGGTGGGTGAAGTTAGGGTTGATGTGGATGAAGATTTGGCGAAGTCCAAATTGAATCCACAGGTTCTTCCGCAGCTTGAACTCATTTGGTTCAGctgaaaattaagtaaaaaatctTGGTTGAAGAAGGTATTTGAAGTGTGGGAAAAGTGGTTTTTTTGAACTTTGTTGGAAAATGGAAAGAAACTAAATATCTTGAGAGTTTGTGTCTCAGTCTTAAACACGTTACAGGAAAAGGCTCTCTCTCAAGTAGTAAGTACTCTACTACCTAATTGGATTGTCGAGGAAGATAAGGACTTTTTAGAAGGTGCAAAACCCTAAACCCAATAAGTAGACAGAATACAAGTTGTAGGCTTATGTTTTTAGGTTAGAAAATGGAATAGTGTTTATTCCGCCGCCCAAAAATGTGGTGAAAATTGGAGatgggaagaaaaagaaaaaataactaaatagaGAGAATAAGTGGTAGATGTgatcctctaaaaaaaaatggtagatATGATAATTAAGTAAGAGTTTAATGGATATgtattcttgtaaaaaaaatttacattgtccattaatttaaaaatcttaGTTGGTGTAAGAGAAAATTGAAATAGGTCATGCAttgatattttgtaaaataattttattctataagttatttataaatcatttgttgatttttttaataattatttttaactattataactttaaaaactaaattaaataattggtTGATGCCTTACCAAAAAAAGACTATCTTGcccaaaaaaattgattaatgatataaaaaaaatttacattaactACAcgtatgaaaattaaactaaaggATTAATATAGTGTATAAGATTTCattgcatttgaaaaatgaTCTATTTATCAAAAGAACTCATATTCGATTTCCACCACATGTAAAATCATCTTAAGTGAACAGTCATGCACGTGAGTAAGAATAATTTAACTCAATGGACTAAGAGACACCAATCATCCCTaacctaaaaaaaaactcataag includes these proteins:
- the LOC102670319 gene encoding protein CHLOROPLAST IMPORT APPARATUS 2 isoform X1; the protein is MSSSCGRTCGFNLDFAKSSSTSTLTSPTSSPSSTTTSETTNSPQSIIFRKKPRTLRKRPNQTFNEAATLLSTAHPNLFSTKNLKNPEKFTKPIITEYNDSSEPLLLFRDYENSDNDNDAFSFLLERKRSFQTEPNKAFFSVRENINKPCELSTKVVNCDKLDLESEEFDCESMLDEEIEEGIDGIMRGRTVQKDDTNCTECHIGLKQRSQSPLYHPSCHCGDGGKFGWVRTLRGVGEDDDTKWWNFCVVDMLQISPRMKHAAAEDLVPATTTTTTKKKAKNKKNKKDLVKELLPEEVAVSQGLLLKLNYDDVRNAWSDRGSPFADGSPGNDVTLSCSSLARDLKSKRKKDRSISSWMEGGVRKKSGLRYKEKKQIRHQFWIVNAHQRPRIKARLS
- the LOC102670319 gene encoding protein CHLOROPLAST IMPORT APPARATUS 2 isoform X2 — translated: MSSSCGRTCGFNLDFAKSSSTSTLTSPTSSPSSTTTSETTNSPQSIIFRKKPRTLRKRPNQTFNEAATLLSTAHPNLFSTKNLKNPEKFTKPIITEYNDSSEPLLLFRDYENSDNDNDAFSFLLERKRSFQTEPNKAFFSVRENINKPCELSTKVVNCDKLDLESEEFDCESMLDEEIEEGIDGIMRGRTVQKDDTNCTECHIGLKQRSQSPLYHPSCHCGDGGKFGWVRTLRGVGEDDDTKWWNFCVVDMLQISPRMKHAAAEDLVPATTTTTTKKKAKNKKNKKDLVKELLPEEVAVSQGLLLKLNYDDVRNAWSDRGSPFADGSPGNDVTLSCSSLARDLKSKRKKVYFFVDGGRSKKKKWATL